The nucleotide window gtgaccggacgctggcagggtgtccggtcaggctgacgtacagtGACGTAGGCGacatagaaaagttggagaaggactggATGCTgacgctgcgtccgatcgtgaccgaccagacgtgttcggtcgcgactggtaccttactagaaatgaccagatgctagggttgctgcgttcggtcagtttgtgcagctgcgtccggtcatcacttgaccgttgagatcaagtgactgaggttgaatggaggtgacacatggcgagcattcgttgaccggacgctgagatcctgcgtccggtcaatacgaccggagtgtccggtcatcccgagttttgcctagtgaaggggtaacggctagtttagcccatggggctataaatagaaggggtctcggccttgggccggtagctgagcacactagagccttggtggcttgtgtagtagtgcttgggagccctccatctcacatatgcttgatagtgatcatccgattgtgtgagagagcgattctagtgtgattgcatcgtgaggttgcatcgagtggcattaggtgatcgagttgtaagctggtggtgcttgttactcttggaggttgccacctcctagacggcttggtggtggtctccgttgaagcccgcaagaagcttgtgcggtgctccgaagaagagctttgtgaggggcattgtgctcgccccgcaggagctgcgaagagcaactctagttgagcgtgtcattgagcgaccctcactttcggggtaggttcttgcggtgcccgacgtgcgtgcttggcggatgatgccaattagccgccgaaccactaagtgagcggtcaacacaacgaggactagcgtgttggcaagcacgtgaacctcaggagaaaaatcaccgtgtcaaccttgttcttcccattagtttgcaatcccctttcacaagcttgtatttatatttcatatacattgtgtttgtgtagttgctcttgtaattagttagcttgtgtagcttactagttaccttcttgcttgtgtagtatagaagtagctcccttgcatggctaatttagtttgtataaccttgttagtcacattacttagtttgtatagctaagtaattgcgctctctaatttggcattggttgccttgttattgagcattgctagtgagcgtaggtggctttgtgcttttgcttactagcttgtgtaggagctcccttgttgcttgaagtactagtggcataggtttgtgtgaccttgcttctagaattggttaggtgagctctagctagcctggcacctttgttgcttaattagtatctttggaaggtgctagagaacataaatagaggggtgtagtcttggctagaccgatagttttaattccgtacttgtttcagttagccgacgcgattatttttagaaaggactattcaccctcccctctAGTCCGCTATCTCGACCTCACAGCTCTATAGGCACATCGtatttcaaggcatggtgctacaaaggttactccttttgagttagtatatgaCCAAGAGACCGTGTTGCCTGTcgaagtgaatttggatgcatacaggcttgctaaataaaatgatttatcagctgttgtgtatcatgatttgatgatggataatatcgatgaggtgactgatgtgaGATTAAAAGGTCTCAAGAaaatagagaaagataaagctcgagttgccaaagcatacaacaagaaagtcaggAGCAAATCCTTTCAAGTAGGAGAATTGgtgtggaaaaccatactactaattggatcgaagagcaatcagtttggcaagtggtcaccgaattgggaaggtccttacaaagtggtcaaagttatattcggaaattcatatgtgctagagacattgcaagaTGAACGTCTCACGAGAGCATTCAACAGAAGGTACTTGAAAAggtactttccaagtgtttgACAAGAAGCCTAAGTACTCACCAAAAAATAACCGATATatgtatcgcccttagaaaaAATGACCGATGTATACATCGTCCTTAGCCACTGAGCAGCCGATAAGATGGGTATCATCGCTGtttggttttaatttatttgattaagtgtttttaggtttatgcatcattcacctaaaaatagggggcatatgttgacaacaaaaatgtccattttgtgaagttgtcaaaatgagaaacggacttcaccattgcgttcctctcgtcgagacggtcaaaaacatatatggaacgtctaattTAAAGTCCGGATAAAGAAGTTATGTCCTCGGAAAGATGCctcgttgtcgggagttccgacccaagtcgggacttccgacggtcggaagttccgacgcgtGTCGGGACTTAcgggaagcctgaagaaatctgctcggATGTTTAGGGTTATCcctatgtcgggagttccgacaaaagttggaagttccgactgtcgggagttccgacatacctAACAGAAAATCCTATTTagatctggccttttggattccgatccaaactgttccaaactcataggaaacttggaaaataagacTTTGAGAGATTTTTtattgggataagaccaccccctctatatatatgagaggatcatggccgattgagttcccacctatccaatcgacaaacaaatcaatctattaTCTCTACCCCAACTCTtttaccctcttctccaacccccatgctgttcatcctttgatccgacgaccaaggaTGACGCCCTAGGCTTGCCGGTCGACCTAGGGCAACCTGGCGACGTCTttgccctgacggggtccctcccgggcgagagcttcgacggtttATTTGCTAGTTTGTCTGAAAACTAGTcggttcttcgtcacgtaagcacattgcttatcctttggtggtttacttaaacctctccgttcttcaccatgaaagagtgacatcctcgtTGCGTTCTTCGGTCCGTAGCGGCCCGGACGTCCAAGGCCCTCTTAgtgtttgattcggatcacttccgacATCAACACACACCTTTTCGTTTTGATGAGAAAATAGCATAAATAAAATaggcaaaaaaaaaggaaagagagATATTTCTTGCATGCAAGTCGTAAGAACCAGTGGCTCTGCGCATTCTACCTTCCGCACACTCCATTCCAACCAGCAAACAAAAACGAAACAGCAACGAAGATCACACGAGCTCCGCTCACTCGACGACGCACTCGCCAGTCGCCTCCGATCCCGCGATCACACTAGTCGACTCGAGCGAGCGCGCGACCGATCAATGGCGGCCAAGGTGGCTTCGGCGCCGCTCGCGTTCCGCCGCGACGTGCGTGGCCCGCTCGGCCGGCCTCCTCCGGGCGGCTGCCGGACCGGGACCGGGATGCCGGGGCTGCTGTACTggagcggcggcgccggcggcagcaGGGTGCTcgcggcgcgggcgcgcgggaGGAACAGgttcggcggcggcgccggcgggcgGGGCGCGACCAAGgacgaggcggcggaggaggacgaggaggaggtcgccgaTGTGGTGATCGTCGACGCAGGGGACGAGGAGGAGTTCGCCTCCGACGAGCTGTCCGGGTTCAGGGGCCTGGTTCTTGATCTCTCTTACAGGTGAGATCACAATCACATGTAGGAGTAGCAGCATCTGGGACCACGTATCAGAGACATGCGGATCTCATATACTTCAGTTTCAGCACACAAAGAAACTTTAAAAGGCTTAAAAATCATTTAAAGTTTTCACTTATCATAGGTAGAGAATCAGATCAGAATTGTGGAATGTTTTGCACATGTATCAAGCAGCAACATGCATGGTTTAACATTACTTGCAGAGTTACAGTTTTTGAACTGGTGGTCAGTTGCATGCTAACCTTGAGCCTCTGAGGGCCTTCTTCTTGTTCCAGTATCACTAACAGCTATACTGATGTACAGCCCAGCATTTTTATTTGCCCCTATTTTCGAGTATGATCAATCACAGAAATTTTGCATGGAATTTATGTTTCCACAAGGCACTTTTGTCATCAGATTTCGATGCACTTGCTGGAATTTGATCCTCAAGTCAAGTGTGCTGAACTGCAACTGTACTCTGCATTCAGGCCTGTCAATGTCGTGTGCTGGAAGCGCGCCATCTGCCTGTAATTCATTGGGAAGGTTAGCATACCTGATACCAACCAAAGgctttcatctttctttggagttCGTCAGCTGTGAGCAGTGAGCTGTGCTAATGAAACTCTGAAGTTGCTTGCATTTTTCAACACGTAATGTGATGATCGTTTTAGATATGCAGGCCGATGTGTTGGAGTACTATGATCAGACCGTCTCTTCGCCTAGCGGATCCTTCTACATTCCTGCAGTTTTAAGGGTACATATGTGACATATATGTTGGATTCTCTTTGTTGAGTTATTACAGTATTGAAGTGGCATCATCTTTCTCACTGTGCTGTTCCTCCTCTAGTGTTGTTCAGGTTCCACAGTTGCTGCAGGTAGTAAAGAGAAGAAGAGTCAAGCAGAGCCTCAGCCGAAAAACATTCTTTACAGGGATGATTTCACCTGTCAGTAAGTACTGCATTACTTACTGCTCAAGTTTTAATTTGAATTGTCTTTGTTTCTCTTGGCATGTTTGGAAAATCCTCTTTTTTTTTCCTCATATTTTTATGGAGAGACTAGGTTATTGTTCTTACAGTTCTCATTTTTCATCACCTGCAGATATTGTTCTTCTGGGGACAACTTGACAATTGACCATGTTATTCCGATTTCGCGTGGCGGTAAATGGGAATGGGAGAATTTGGTACGCAGTTCTAGTGCTTCTACCCATTTTATATTCCATCTACTCATTTTGTAAACTGGGCGTTCCGAGTTTGTTAGTCTTAGCTATGTCCATCTTTAAATTGAATTTGCGCAGGTGACTGCCTGTGCAAGATGCAACTCCAGGAAGGGTCAGAAGACACTAGAGCAGGCAAACATGAAGCTGCGCAAGATCCCCAGGGTATGTTATGTGGCTGTTTCTGTCTTCTTGACCGAATCCTGATTGCTGCAACATGGTTGTTTCTGATCAGGAGCAATCACACGGTTATTGCTGAATTGCACTGCAGGCGCCCAAGGAGTACGATATAATGGCTGTGCCCTTGACAAAATCTGTATTCAGAACGCTCAAGAGGAACCATGGCCTCCCTGAAGTGTGGCTGCAGTACCTTTCCAGGCCATCTCCATGACCAAGAGCCGCCTGATCCTACGGGCCAGCAATCTCAGTGTATATTAATATTATACTATGCTGCGCACAGCCAAATACTGCAGATCCTATCATACTGACTCTGCAGATCCTATCATACTGACTCTGAAATACATGCCCATTCTGTTCAAAGCTCTGTACATGGAAATAGTATCAGGGAAGAAATAAGAATTGATGTAATAAGCTGGTGCAGAAACCAGCCTAACAACTCAAATCTAAAACAGTGACAATGGTACGTGATGCATTTATCCGTAGGTGCACATTCACATGGAAATTTGCGAAGCATTTAGCTCAGTACACCccatataaaaaaaattacatgcAGGTCACATAAATATAGATCTTCTCAACAAAGTACTTAGGATCACAACAGAAAGTTTGAAAGCAAGACATTCGCTGTTCACATATAAACACATAATGCACTGTGGAAATAACGTTTGTAAATGCTTGATTGAATTCCCATGTTCATTTCAGGTTCTTAAACCAGCCAACATTAAATAAGCACTACACTTGTCCAGAATCTAGAGAGGGAGGAACTAGAATTTAgatagagagaaaaaaaaaagaggcaaATAAATGAAAATACACCTTCAAACCCATGATCCATCCATCATTGGAAAACCCAGTTAATCATCCTTCTATTCCTAAATACCTGACATGCCAGAACACATACCATACCTATCACCAAACACAAGCAACTAGCTAATCCTCTAGCTCCTATGAACTTTAGGAAACAGGGACAAGAAACAAGCTTAATGGGATCTCAGAATTTCCTCAAACAACCCACAGCCTTAGGTTCCACCCCCATACCACTGTCAATGGCTGAGCTaatgaaaaaaaattaataaccaTTTGGACCAGCCAACTTGTCAGTTGGTGATTGCAGGTCCTGTGGGGCAACATCATTTCCTTTCTCGCCATTTTTCTCTCCTGCTTTGTCTAATGAAAGCTCTTTGTTCAAGACGTCAGCCTCAGCCTCAGTGAGTTGCATTGATCCAGTCTCTCCTTTGAGACTTTTCTCCGTGCCAGTGGCATTAGGCAGCTTCACATCGATGACCTGAAGTAGCATTCACTAGTGTCAGCTAGAACAATTATATTCGAGTTATAATTGATCAATCCATTTTAAAAATGAACTAATCAGTAATATGTATTGAAAGTTACTATTTTTCATATTACAAGAAAGCAAGATAACTTGTATGCTCGTATTTGTACTCTTAGTAGCACATATGCAATTGAATAGTATGTCAATAACGCAAATGAGCTTGTGCAGTTACATGAAATTTATAGTAAGATTCTCTCATAATGCAAtttcaggaaaaaaaaactaCAATCAAAGCAGGACAATATACTCCATACCTTTTTCAGTGACTGCTGCTGCTTTGCTTTCCTCTCTTGCATCAACTTCTCACGATTATCGTAAAAGCCAAAGTCATCCAGTATGGATGTCTTGCAGACATGATCCTTGAAAATCTTGAGCACTTGAAggccttgctcaagcttcacctgTGACCAACAGAAAACATACATAGAACTCAATATGTCATTCAATCAAATAGTTAAACATGTAAATGTAAATAAGAAGCATCAATCATGTCATTGCAGTGTAGTGCTAATAGTCCAATATGTAAGAAGCATCAACATGTAAATAGCGGTCGTCCTACACCGGTTCTATGATGATCTTATGGCACTGTGCTCCACTGTATGATAAGCCACAGATTGGGGTATGAAAACAAAACAATTGGTCACCTCATGTGTATCTCTGCTGTTTGTGACTGGCTTGTTTTCATTGTTCTCAAGAATGATGTGCTTCAGCAAGCTGTTTGGAACATCCTTCACAATGTGCCACTTGACAGGGAAACAACCAGTCCACTTGTCCTGTTGCCAATGCTCTAGTGTTTTGTCAAAATCAACACGACCAACCATCTCAGCAAGGCCAACAAACTGGCCACTTGCATTCACCTTCAAAAAGAGAATATATTACCAGCATAAGGCCATAAGCATGGTGAATGATTTCAAATTGAGGAGCATCAATAATAATCATAATGAACAAACACAAAACTTACAGAGAATAGAAGGAAAACAGGAGTTTCGCTTGATTTCTCTTTAGCCTCTTGGTAGGCAGCATCAAGTTTCTTATTGCCATTGGGAGTGCTAGCCCACACATTGTACTTAACACTcttgtgaacatcatcttcacTATATGATTTAATAATGAAGAATTTAGCGTCTGAGTATGTTTCTGCAAAGTCAGCCTGATTAtattgggacttaaaggctttgttgttgttgttgttgttgttcatgGCAGGATGTGAACCATTAGCAGACAAAGTGTCCTGCTCTTTTGCTGGTACTTCAGTAGTAGCTCCAAGCCCCAGCTGGTTTTTGTACATACCACTTCTTGGTCCTCTTTTCAGCTCATTGAAGCCATCTAGGCTTCCATTTCCATAAACATAATACCCATTATTACCTCTTCCTCTGGTTCTGTACTTTCCATCATACAGTGAATTCCACCCACCATATAACCCAGAACTATACATGTGTGATCCATACCACAGGCCAGCTCCATAGCTCCCATCATACCCATATATTCCATTAGCTGAGTAAACTGATGGGGAAGTCGGTGTTTGCAGACCCTTCATCAAGAAAAAAAATATCATGGTTAGAAAGGCGAAAAGTCCAATACAGTAAATCCTCACACGGTTGCTTGGGGTGGGGAACCACAACAACAGAACCTAAATGTGACTCCATGCAATGCCAGCCCCACAGTGATAACTAAACCCTCAATGCACTTATTTTGGGATGAAGGGCGAGAATTTTCCACCCCAAAAAATAAACAGGTCctttaccaagcaacagtgaagcTCATGAGTAAGATCTAACAAGAAATATACCAACAAACATTTGAACCAAACTAAAAGTCAAGCATATGGCACAACAAGAACTCAATCCTGGATGGACTTAACTAAAACAATTGAGTAAACATCAAGAGCAGAAAGGCTTACCATGAGATGAGGATACTGCCTCGTGTTTTGATTCCTCGACTGCCCCTTGGTTTTAGCATTGGAAGCAGTCGAATTGCAGTTGCTGGTGAACTTTTGCTGCTTGTCGGAGAACATCTCACTGCTGTAATATGGATAGTGTGACCAACTAGTCTGGTTCTGATAGCTACCAGAATGCGCACTAGACCGGCCATACGAACCATTGGAACTTGGCATATTCCGGTCTGCCTTCAGGGTTGAGTTTGAATTTTTCAGACCTTTCACCTCATCGACACCAGCAGTGGAGACATCCCCTTGCGGCACCGCAGCCAATTTCTCACTTTTACCATTGGACGACAGCTTGGCAGTCGAATTCTGTTGCTTGTTGTATGTCGATGGGTACTGGTAATCATAATTCTGAGACCCATAAATCTGACCATCAGACCCCAAGGTTGCAACACCATAGGGAGCGTAGCCATAGTACATGTCAGCATAGGCACCCTgaaccatacatgaataaagaaTTATTATCAGTCAATCAAAAACAGACACTCAAGACACATGAAAATCATGAAGACCATTTAGTACCAATACATTTTTATGTCCAAATAATGAGGATTAGAACAATTATTCGATTGAATACAACCTCAAAGTTGTAACAAACTAAAATAAGGAGAACAATATATATCAAACAGAGAAGAATCACTCACAGCAGTTGGTGACCGTGCTCCATCATGGGTCACGTATGTGGAGTACTCCCCCCAGCCACCATAGGCTGCAGATTGTAAAAAAACAAGAACTTTGAATAAACCGCTGGCACAAATTCAAGCACCGAACACTCAGAACCGAGCCGAACAGACCATTACCTCCATAGGCATAAGTCGGGTAGGCACCATAGTACATGCTAGCGTCCTTGTAATCCTGCGCCAGCAGGTTGTCCACCCCGGGCTGAAAGCTccctacggcggcggcggcggccacgccCTTGGCCGGAGCAGGGTCCTTGTAATCCTGCGCATGTAGACTCTCCATCGCCGGCTGGAGGCTCTCTACCGCGGCCAACACGTCGGCCTTGGCCGGAGGCGCGTCCTTGTAGTCCCCCTGCACATGTAGAGCCTCCATCCCCGGCTGCAAGCTCCCCACAGCCGCCATGACGCCCTTGGCCGGAGCCTGAAACGATTGCAACAGCATACATGGCGTCAAACCATCCAGCGCAGGTGCGGATCTAGTAAAGTCGACGTCTTTTCGCGAAATGCTAGGGGTTCAGTGGACATCGAACAGCCAGATAGCCTGAGGTTAGAGTTTGGGAACTCGGTTTCGCGCAGCATACAGGGGAGCGGAGGGGGTGGGGGATACCTGGTGGGCGCTCTTCGCCGGCGAAGAGAtcggccgcggcggcggtgcggcggTAGCACACGCAGTCGTCGCAGACAGAGGGGGAGAGAGCCGAACGGACGGCGGCTGGACTCTGGGAGGGAGGAGATGAGGCGGACTGGTGGCTGTTAGGGTTACTTCGCAGTATATATTTCTTCCTCCTGGTTGGTTGGAGTTGGGCCTTTAACGGGCCTTCTCCTTTCAAACTGAGACGCGCCTGTAGCCCTGTACGCATGTGACGGGTTAACGGGCCTTCTCTGTTGTCATGActtttttagtttcttttttccctctcttttatttactttttattctttttgtttcctATTTATCCTCTACGCGGCACACCATCAATGTCCACTGAAATATTTTTGGTTTCAAATAAgtgaaaatattaatattctttccgttctaaattataaggatGCATGGCAAAAtgaatgtaccaaaaaagtcaaagcgacttataatttggaacgaagagaGTATTTATTAATCCATTGCAAATAAACAAATGGAATATCTTTATATTTCATTAAGGACAagcagagttttttttaatttgaaaccTTTTTTTACTCAAACATAGAACAATTTTATGAACAAACTCTCTGCACGCCGGCGAGCACTCTTCGGGTTTAGGAGGGAGCTTGTGGGTGTTCGGCGGTCTTAGAAAGGAGTTTTGGGATGTCAGGTTGGCCCGGTAAAGGAGGCGAGCGTTGTTGATGGCCTTAGAAAGGAGGTGAGTAAGCTATCGGGGATGACCGGAGGAGGGCGGTAGGCGGGTGGAGAGCATGCGTACAGGGGAAAAATTGAGGtaagagaaagaaaagaagcaTAAGTAGTAGTACGTAGATAGTTGGATTAAGGTTTAATGGTACTGTTCATCAGCTGCAAAAAATCAAAGCATCTGAAAAAAAAAAGCTCCCTTTCAAGAATTCAAACACcaacaataaaatttaatttgtttTTCCTGTTGTATCATACCTGATGGATGCTTGTCGAGCACCGCCAACCTTGATGGGCACCTCTCCTGTTTGCTAGCAGTTGGCCAAGCATTGACTACTCAAACAATGATATTGCACTCTATTTTCTGGGAGCGTCCATTTTGCCCATTTGTGGAGGAAAAAAAATGAACACAACAGATGTGACTTCCATGCATCACTGGAGACAAATAAGGTACTCTATTTTCTCTCACAATCATCAGGTACTCAACTCAGGCCATGGAAacaaatacaccctacaataTAGAATTTTCGCATGGCACGAAAGGTAGTTTTTATAAAGACAGCCTGAAATATAGCCGGAGTGAAATGGTTAATCCAACGTTAGTAATACAAGTTCATCAAACTTCTGTCATGAAAATGGAACCTGCAGCAATGAATTTGGTTGCCTCCCACATGTTTGTGCTGCAGTACAATGCCATCAATTTGGATGATGGTGGGCGGTATACATTTTCTTATCATGTGGAAGTTGTGCAAGTAAAGCTGGAAGTTCAAGTGGTTGGCATCCAAGGGAAATAAAAAGAACCTccaaaaacatatttttgtgtATAATATTATCAATAACTTACAGTTTCTAAAGTAATAAATTTAAAAACCTACAACTATTTTAAGCACTTTATAGGAAACAACAACTTGTGATGGCCATTGCAAAAACCCACAACACGGCGGCCCGGTCCGGTCGAGAGGAGTCACCGAGCTCATCGCAATTGGGCAGCCAGAGAGTGAGAAGGCCAGCAGAGCAGCCAACTGGGAGACATGGGTTGGGCTGGGCATCACATGTCGATGGTACAGAAGCCTAGTATGGTAGATGTGGAGGTGGAGTTTACACAA belongs to Miscanthus floridulus cultivar M001 chromosome 4, ASM1932011v1, whole genome shotgun sequence and includes:
- the LOC136550946 gene encoding YTH domain-containing protein ECT3-like, whose protein sequence is MAAVGSLQPGMEALHVQGDYKDAPPAKADVLAAVESLQPAMESLHAQDYKDPAPAKGVAAAAAVGSFQPGVDNLLAQDYKDASMYYGAYPTYAYGAYGGWGEYSTYVTHDGARSPTAGAYADMYYGYAPYGVATLGSDGQIYGSQNYDYQYPSTYNKQQNSTAKLSSNGKSEKLAAVPQGDVSTAGVDEVKGLKNSNSTLKADRNMPSSNGSYGRSSAHSGSYQNQTSWSHYPYYSSEMFSDKQQKFTSNCNSTASNAKTKGQSRNQNTRQYPHLMGLQTPTSPSVYSANGIYGYDGSYGAGLWYGSHMYSSGLYGGWNSLYDGKYRTRGRGNNGYYVYGNGSLDGFNELKRGPRSGMYKNQLGLGATTEVPAKEQDTLSANGSHPAMNNNNNNNKAFKSQYNQADFAETYSDAKFFIIKSYSEDDVHKSVKYNVWASTPNGNKKLDAAYQEAKEKSSETPVFLLFSVNASGQFVGLAEMVGRVDFDKTLEHWQQDKWTGCFPVKWHIVKDVPNSLLKHIILENNENKPVTNSRDTHEVKLEQGLQVLKIFKDHVCKTSILDDFGFYDNREKLMQERKAKQQQSLKKVIDVKLPNATGTEKSLKGETGSMQLTEAEADVLNKELSLDKAGEKNGEKGNDVAPQDLQSPTDKLAGPNGY